One Melitaea cinxia chromosome 17, ilMelCinx1.1, whole genome shotgun sequence genomic region harbors:
- the LOC123661382 gene encoding dystroglycan 1-like yields the protein MASRSSDLSIAISKAIISLTIAEDSDKNVAYDNIHVELQVIIEPSVNLLFSVNNKRKIIEKRPTNEPPTLHHKFKKLGVIAGKPFRYIIPPDAFTDLEDGSNLTYTVFKSEHVPLSQESWLQFNSNERILYGLPLIEHVDRWNYIIEAKDSDGCTAQGTLDIRVQLHRRTRNNNHQFTMKVKPLKRFQNTIDWQIRALEGIANIHKDANFDHLLVLNVTQLGDVYEFTWMNDTLPQYPCPVDDIKKLMKVMESETEHGSPSSDLINAMSPDLQVLEITLRETGQCATIEPITPNVSANYPPILRNTIDHLTARVGHLLVYRVPEDTFFDPEDGSTRSLHLSLRFSDNSPIPSNHWLQFDAQKQELSGVPSLNDVNDVNYVLV from the exons ATGGCTTCTCGCAGTTCAGATTTAAGTATTGCCATCTCGAAGGCTATTATATCCTTGACA ATCGCCGAGGATTCGGACAAGAACGTCGCTTATGACAACATTCATGTCGAGTTACAGGTGATCATTGAGCCTTCAGTTAATCTTTTATTTAGCGTCAACAACAAGcgcaaaataattgaaaaa CGTCCTACAAACGAGCCGCCGACCCTTCATCATAAATTCAAAAAGCTTGGTGTTATTGCTGGCAAGCCATTTAG GTATATTATACCTCCAGACGCTTTTACCGATTTAGAAGATGGAAGTAATTTAACTTATACTGTCTTTAAATCCGAACACGTCCCGCTCAGTCAAGAATCTTGGCTACAGTTTAATTCCAATGAACGAATATTATATGGATT GCCGCTAATAGAACACGTGGATCGATGGAACTATATCATAGAAGCGAAGGATAGCGACGGTTGTACCGCTCAAGGTACGCTTGATATCAGAGTGCAATTACATAGAAGAACGCGTAATAACAATCATCAATTTACCATGAAAGTTAAACCCCTTAAACGTTTTCAAAATACCATTGACTGGCAAATACGAGCGTTAGAAGGAATCGCGAATATTCACAAGGACGCTAATTTTGATCATTTGTTAGTACTAAACGTTACACAACTCGGTGATGTGTATGAATTTACGTGGATGAATGATACACTGCCCCAATATCCCTGTCCGGTAGATGATATCAAGAAGCTTATGAAG GTTATGGAATCAGAGACAGAACATGGTAGTCCATCGTCAGATTTAATTAATGCGATGTCCCCTGATCTCCAAGTATTGGAAATCACGTTGCGCGAGACTGGGCAATGCGCTACTATAGAGCCGATAACACCAAACGTATCAGCCAATTACCCGCCCATTTTGCGCAATACTATCGACCACTTAACTGCCAGGGTCGGACATCTACTTGTATACAGAGTGCCTGAG gACACATTCTTCGACCCGGAGGATGGCAGCACTCGGAGTTTGCATTTATCTCTTAGATTTAGTGATAACTCTCCAATTCCGTCAAACCACTGGTTACAGTTTGATGCACAGAAACAAGAGTTATCTGGTGTGCCCTCGCTGAACGACGTAAATGACGTAAATTATGTGCTggtatga
- the LOC123661381 gene encoding uncharacterized protein LOC123661381: MELKPVRDELAVIRESMNFINSQYETIVKRLDDLEKNMKSSINTKSELGSIKDHIDSAEVDNDKREPWVRRSNVEIFGIPERKGENLMQILRDVASKAEFSLDLSQDIDFVTRVVPKNNACIYDQEIFDSRYTVYRCDRDYETRGVHLGGGVLIALRRELQVYSFSTVLMPGAAAEAIKLCVNLKSSNKSERLNIFCGHFPHCPRHFDSLLHFFESVSDVIVNNPDDGYFILGDFNISSAQWTSTDHAPYMTNSTINGDHLVQALQGFISFTDLRQYNHIFNTKNRILDLVFSKRECLVAHCKEPLIDEDPHHPALDVILKSSSPQVLHSARRVVRLFHNANYDAINNDIASVEWQILLQGKDVDAAVATFYDLINNIISKHVPIKIFRHDTRYPSWFSRSLVKIIKEKLKYHKKWKIYGRRCDYDTFSLLRDLQKRVMRECYDKFIIDAEKRIKINSKYFWTFIKSKKYSSDLPETMFFDDETSGEGNNICSLFNSYFHSVFEPPVWQSFIPDYSCKWYKYHWQNSFQD; this comes from the exons ATGGAACTTAAGCCAGTTAGAGATGAGCTCGCTGTAATCAGGGAATCCATGAATTTCATCAATAGCCAATATGAGACAATTGTGAAGCGTTTAGACGATCTTGAGAAAAATATGAAATCGAGCATCAATACAAAATCTGAACTTGGTTCCATTAAGGATCACATTGACAGTGCTGAAGTGGATAATGACAAGCGGGAGCCGTGGGTTCGGCGGTCTAATGTAGAGATTTTTGGCATTCCAGAGAGGAAAGGAGAGAACTTAATGCAAATTCTTAGGGACGTTGCTAGTAAAGCAGAATTTTCACTTGATCTATCTCAAGATATTGATTTTGTTACTCGTGTAGTCCCTAAGAATAAcgctt gtatttatgatcaGGAAATTTTTGACTCTCGTTACACAGTTTATAGATGTGACAGAGATTATGAAACGCGAGGGGTTCATCTTGGTGGAGGTGTGCTCATAGCTCTGCGTCGAGAGCTGCAGGTGTATTCGTTTAGTACGGTTTTAATGCCTGGTGCTGCAGCTGAGGCTATCAAATTgtgtgttaatttaaaatcttcaaACAAATCAGAAAGACTCAATATTTTTTGTGGTCATTTTCCTCACTGTCCTCGACACTTTGATAGCTTATTGCATTTCTTTGAGAGTGTATCCGATGTCATTGTTAACAATCCTGATGATGGTTATTTTATCTTAGGAGACTTTAATATTTCTTCAGCTCAATGGACTTCCACCGATCATGCACCCTATATGACAAACTCCACAATAAATGGCGATCATTTAGTACAGGCATTGCAAGGCTTCATTAGTTTTACGGATCTTAGGCAGTATAATCACATATTCAACACAAAGAACCGAATTCTCGATCTCGTTTTTTCAAAAAGGGAGTGTTTAGTTGCTCATTGTAAGGAGCCTTTGATCGACGAGGATCCTCACCACCCGGCTCTGGATGTGATTCTTAAATCATCTTCACCACAGGTGCTTCATTCTGCTCGGCGTGTTGTAAGATTGTTTCACAATGCTAACTATGACGCTATTAACAATGATATTGCTTCTGTTGAATGGCAGATTCTGCTTCAGGGTAAGGATGTTGATGCCGCGGTGGCTACATTTTACGAtttgataaataacattatttctaAACACGTCCCAATCAAAATTTTTCGACATGATACTCGCTATCCATCGTGGTTTTCTCGTTctcttgtaaaaataataaaggagAAGTTAAAGTATCACAAGAAATGGAAGATTTACGGTCGTAGATGTGACTATGACACTTTTAGCCTTCTGCGTGATCTTCAAAAGCGAGTCATGCGAGAATgttatgataaatttattatcgatgctgaaaaaagaataaaaatcaatagCAAGTATTTTTGGACGTTCATTAAATCGAAAAAGTACTCCTCCGATCTTCCCGAAACAATGTTTTTCGACGATGAGACTTCTGGCGAGGgtaataatatttgttcatTATTTAATAGCTACTTTCATTCCGTTTTTGAGCCTCCAGTGTGGCAGTCCTTCATCCCAGATTACTCCTGTAAGTGGTACAAATACCATTGGCAAAATAGTTTTCAGGATTGA